The following proteins are co-located in the Heliorestis convoluta genome:
- the alr gene encoding alanine racemase, translating to MPQTWIEINLTALAHNAQKTRQLVGNNKIIYGVVKANAYGCGSIEVSHCLIQNGIDRLAVTHVQEGIELRQSGIEVPILVMGPTASEDVDNLIKHKLTPAISTLESLENIAEKVQQKGLQNYPIHVKIETGLGRTGLFPFQVTNITKAILDHPELYLEGAFTHLATATTGKGNYVHQQVAAFSEAIHTMEAAGATIPIKHVANSAATLAYPQYHFDAVRVGTLLYGQNPGVTTDKTPTLQEAWSFKTKIAHLADLPSGHGVGYGRAHITGRPTKIAVLPVGYIDGYQLEPISVPVNLWDLTKILLKTTAAYFGIGSLARNVRIKGKTVPVLGKVAMQFTMIDVTSVKDIKIGDTVELPARRTVINSNLPRVYKEQESQEKQELALG from the coding sequence ATGCCCCAGACCTGGATAGAAATAAACCTCACCGCTCTAGCCCACAACGCCCAAAAAACGCGCCAACTCGTAGGCAACAACAAAATCATCTACGGCGTCGTCAAAGCCAACGCCTACGGCTGCGGCAGCATAGAAGTCTCCCACTGCCTCATCCAAAACGGCATCGACCGCCTCGCCGTCACCCACGTTCAAGAAGGCATCGAACTTCGTCAAAGCGGCATCGAAGTCCCCATCCTGGTCATGGGCCCGACGGCCTCAGAAGACGTTGACAACCTCATCAAGCACAAGCTAACACCAGCCATCTCCACCCTAGAATCCCTCGAAAATATCGCCGAAAAAGTACAACAAAAAGGCCTTCAAAACTATCCCATCCACGTCAAAATCGAAACAGGACTGGGAAGAACAGGCCTTTTTCCCTTCCAAGTCACCAATATAACCAAGGCTATTTTAGACCATCCTGAGTTATATTTAGAAGGAGCCTTTACGCACCTCGCCACAGCAACAACAGGAAAAGGAAACTATGTTCACCAGCAAGTGGCAGCTTTTTCAGAAGCCATTCATACCATGGAAGCAGCAGGTGCCACCATACCAATCAAGCACGTGGCCAACTCCGCCGCAACGCTGGCGTACCCCCAATATCACTTTGACGCAGTCCGCGTAGGCACCCTGCTTTACGGACAAAACCCTGGCGTCACAACAGACAAAACGCCAACGCTTCAAGAAGCATGGTCATTCAAAACAAAAATTGCCCACCTCGCAGACCTTCCATCAGGTCACGGCGTAGGCTATGGAAGAGCTCATATTACAGGTAGACCTACCAAAATAGCGGTACTCCCTGTAGGCTACATTGATGGCTATCAACTCGAACCCATCTCTGTTCCCGTTAACCTCTGGGATCTCACCAAAATCCTATTAAAAACAACAGCCGCCTACTTTGGAATCGGCAGCCTCGCTCGCAACGTGCGCATTAAAGGCAAAACCGTCCCCGTCCTAGGCAAAGTCGCCATGCAGTTCACCATGATCGACGTAACCTCTGTCAAAGACATAAAAATCGGCGATACCGTAGAACTGCCTGCCCGACGAACCGTCATCAACAGCAACCTACCGAGAGTATATAAAGAACAAGAAAGCCAAGAAAAACAAGAACTAGCACTAGGATAG
- a CDS encoding RsmB/NOP family class I SAM-dependent RNA methyltransferase, whose amino-acid sequence MPQKTLLPEAFQKRLQSQLDEKSYQAFLESYNRSPAQALRLNPLKVKNHATFQEKSPFHLKPVPWCSLGYYYHEEDRPGKHPYHAAGLYYIQEPSAMAVVEVLNPQEGERILDLCAAPGGKSTQIAGYLANEGLLIANEINYKRARILAENLERWGAKNVLITNENPDRLAQKFPEFFDKIVIDAPCSGEGMFRKLPEALSDWTENKVEQCSLMQKDILVQAATMLRPGGTIVYSTCTFSPAENEEQINHFLDQQPQFEALNITTPAYFQRENNNLRLWPHQIEGEGHYIALLRKKENPTKDLENCITIEQHPSEEKSISTKGKKAEKKQKEQENKSSTKKKNKRKQPQKKQRKHSTTSSNFVKTPSGTCQK is encoded by the coding sequence ATGCCCCAAAAGACCCTCCTCCCCGAAGCATTCCAAAAGCGTCTCCAAAGCCAACTCGACGAAAAATCTTACCAAGCCTTCTTAGAAAGCTACAACCGCTCGCCGGCCCAAGCCCTCCGCCTCAACCCTCTCAAAGTCAAAAACCACGCAACATTTCAAGAGAAAAGCCCCTTCCACCTCAAGCCAGTCCCCTGGTGCTCCCTCGGCTATTACTACCACGAAGAAGACCGCCCAGGCAAACACCCCTACCACGCCGCCGGCCTCTACTACATACAAGAGCCTAGCGCCATGGCCGTTGTCGAAGTCCTCAACCCCCAAGAAGGCGAGCGCATTCTCGACCTTTGCGCCGCCCCCGGAGGAAAATCAACCCAAATCGCCGGCTACCTTGCCAACGAAGGCCTGCTCATCGCCAACGAAATCAACTACAAAAGAGCACGAATCCTAGCCGAAAACCTCGAACGATGGGGTGCGAAAAATGTCCTAATCACCAACGAAAACCCCGACCGTTTGGCACAAAAGTTCCCCGAATTCTTCGACAAAATTGTCATCGATGCGCCTTGTTCCGGCGAAGGCATGTTTCGCAAACTGCCGGAAGCCCTAAGCGACTGGACCGAAAACAAAGTCGAACAATGCTCCCTTATGCAAAAAGACATACTAGTACAAGCCGCCACCATGCTACGCCCCGGCGGAACCATCGTTTACTCCACCTGCACCTTTTCACCAGCAGAAAACGAAGAACAAATCAATCACTTTCTCGACCAACAGCCCCAATTTGAGGCCCTGAACATCACAACACCAGCGTACTTTCAAAGAGAGAACAACAATCTCCGCCTCTGGCCCCATCAAATAGAAGGAGAAGGCCACTACATCGCCTTACTACGAAAAAAAGAAAACCCCACGAAAGACCTTGAAAACTGCATCACCATAGAACAGCATCCTTCAGAAGAAAAATCCATCAGCACAAAAGGTAAAAAAGCAGAAAAAAAACAAAAAGAACAGGAAAACAAGTCATCAACAAAGAAAAAAAACAAGAGAAAGCAACCACAAAAGAAACAGCGCAAGCACAGCACCACTTCATCGAATTTTGTCAAAACACCCTCGGGTACGTGCCAGAAATAG
- a CDS encoding lipid II:glycine glycyltransferase FemX, whose protein sequence is MKAYELTIQDKEKFNQFLATHPKGHVLQSWEWGNVKAKTGWQPHRLLVEDQGKPVAAISVLKRRIPALGKHIFYAPRGPVIDPAQAEAADCLLQAVEDLAKRENAIFLKIDPDIPDANEDWKNYLISRQFRPLDTGEGFEGVQPRYVFRLDITDDLDTIFARFHSKTRYNIRLAERKGVTIEENCGREMLPTFYDILKVTATRDKFLIRSYEYFEEIWDNLVPAGQAKLFIARYQDQVIAGTLAFILGDKAWYIYGASSNEHRNVMPNYLIQWKMITWAKNQGCTLYDFRGVPGHEVDQSHPLYGLVRFKKGFSGDHVGFIGEYDRIYQPFYYHFWNMAEPLYQNTIRKILSVVRK, encoded by the coding sequence TTGAAGGCCTACGAACTGACCATTCAAGATAAAGAAAAATTCAACCAATTCCTGGCCACCCACCCCAAAGGCCACGTCCTGCAATCCTGGGAATGGGGCAACGTCAAAGCCAAAACAGGCTGGCAGCCCCATCGCCTTCTCGTAGAAGATCAAGGCAAGCCTGTCGCCGCCATCTCCGTCCTCAAACGACGCATCCCGGCCCTAGGCAAACACATCTTCTACGCCCCCCGAGGCCCCGTCATCGACCCAGCCCAAGCAGAAGCAGCCGACTGCCTCCTCCAAGCTGTAGAAGACTTGGCTAAGCGAGAAAATGCCATATTTTTAAAAATAGATCCCGACATCCCCGACGCGAACGAAGACTGGAAAAACTACCTCATCAGCCGCCAATTTCGCCCCTTAGACACGGGCGAAGGCTTCGAAGGCGTACAACCTCGCTACGTCTTTCGCCTTGACATAACAGATGACCTCGACACAATCTTCGCCCGCTTCCACTCCAAGACCCGCTACAACATAAGACTGGCAGAACGAAAAGGCGTCACCATCGAAGAAAACTGTGGCAGAGAAATGCTACCCACTTTCTACGACATCCTCAAAGTAACAGCCACAAGAGATAAATTTCTCATCCGCTCCTACGAATACTTCGAAGAAATCTGGGACAACCTCGTCCCCGCCGGACAAGCCAAACTATTCATCGCCCGCTACCAGGACCAAGTCATCGCCGGCACCCTCGCCTTCATCCTAGGTGACAAAGCTTGGTACATCTACGGCGCCTCCTCCAACGAACACCGCAACGTCATGCCCAACTACCTCATTCAGTGGAAGATGATCACCTGGGCCAAAAACCAAGGCTGCACCCTCTACGACTTCCGCGGCGTCCCCGGCCACGAAGTAGACCAAAGTCACCCTCTCTACGGTCTAGTCCGCTTCAAGAAAGGCTTCAGCGGCGACCACGTCGGCTTCATCGGCGAATACGATCGCATCTACCAACCCTTCTACTACCACTTCTGGAACATGGCAGAACCGCTCTATCAAAACACAATCCGGAAAATCCTCTCCGTCGTTAGAAAGTAA
- a CDS encoding CTP synthase, translating into MQQTKFIFITGGVVSSLGKGITAASLGRLLKSRGLKVAIQKFDPYINIDPGTMSPYQHGEVFVTDDGAETDLDLGHYERFVDINLSKAANVTTGKIYWSVISKERKGEYLGGTVQVIPHITNEIKERVFRMARENNPDVVITEVGGTVGDIESLPFLEAIRQIKSDIGRNRVIYIHVTLVPYISAAGELKTKPTQHSVKELRSIGIQPDVIVCRTEKSFPREVEEKLALFCDIEPDAVIQLVDADSIYEVPLHLKAEGLDDIVIERLNLECKEPDLQDWEELVHKIKNPKHQITIGLVGKYVSLPDAYMSVAESLRHAGIYHNAAVKIKWIYSADLEGAPAEDFLADVDAILIPGGFGDRGIEGKINAIRYARENKIPLLGICLGMQLSVIEYARNVLGWEDAHSSEFCETTEHPVIDLLPEQKDVEEKGGTMRLGLWACRISKNNKTYEAYQDEVIYERHRHRYEFNNTYREAMEEAGLIISGTSPDGRLVEIIELKDHPWFVASQFHPEFKSRPNRPHPLFRDFIGATVEQLKK; encoded by the coding sequence ATGCAGCAAACGAAATTTATCTTCATCACAGGCGGCGTCGTATCATCTCTGGGCAAAGGTATCACCGCGGCCTCCCTGGGAAGATTGTTAAAAAGCCGCGGCCTCAAAGTAGCCATCCAAAAGTTCGATCCCTACATCAACATTGATCCCGGCACCATGAGCCCCTATCAGCACGGAGAAGTCTTCGTCACCGACGACGGCGCTGAAACAGACCTCGACCTAGGCCACTATGAGCGCTTTGTTGACATCAACCTCTCCAAAGCAGCCAACGTCACGACCGGCAAAATCTACTGGTCCGTCATCTCTAAAGAGCGGAAAGGCGAATACCTCGGCGGAACAGTGCAAGTCATCCCCCACATCACCAATGAGATTAAAGAGCGGGTCTTTCGCATGGCTCGGGAAAACAACCCCGACGTCGTCATCACCGAAGTTGGCGGTACCGTCGGCGACATCGAATCTCTACCATTTCTAGAAGCGATTCGACAAATCAAGTCCGACATCGGTAGAAACAGAGTTATCTACATTCACGTCACACTCGTGCCCTACATCAGTGCCGCCGGCGAACTGAAGACAAAGCCAACGCAGCACTCCGTTAAAGAATTGCGCAGCATCGGCATCCAGCCCGATGTCATCGTCTGTCGCACCGAAAAATCTTTCCCTCGGGAAGTAGAAGAAAAGCTCGCCCTCTTTTGCGACATAGAGCCAGATGCCGTCATACAACTTGTTGACGCTGACTCCATCTATGAAGTGCCCTTACATCTGAAAGCCGAAGGACTCGACGACATCGTCATTGAAAGACTGAACCTAGAATGCAAAGAACCAGACCTCCAAGACTGGGAAGAACTCGTCCACAAAATCAAAAACCCAAAACACCAGATCACCATCGGCCTCGTCGGTAAATACGTCTCCCTGCCTGATGCCTACATGAGTGTTGCTGAATCACTGCGCCACGCCGGCATCTACCATAACGCCGCCGTAAAAATCAAATGGATCTACTCCGCCGATCTAGAAGGCGCACCGGCTGAAGACTTCCTCGCCGACGTAGACGCCATCTTAATCCCCGGCGGTTTTGGCGATCGCGGCATCGAAGGCAAAATCAACGCCATCCGCTACGCCAGAGAAAACAAAATTCCCCTCCTCGGCATTTGCCTAGGCATGCAACTCTCCGTCATAGAATATGCCCGCAACGTCCTCGGCTGGGAAGACGCCCACTCCAGTGAATTCTGCGAAACAACAGAACACCCCGTCATCGACCTTCTCCCAGAACAAAAAGACGTAGAAGAAAAAGGCGGCACCATGCGCCTCGGCCTCTGGGCTTGCCGCATCAGCAAAAATAACAAAACCTACGAAGCCTATCAAGACGAAGTCATCTACGAAAGACACCGTCATCGCTACGAATTCAACAACACCTACCGAGAAGCCATGGAAGAAGCAGGTCTCATCATCTCCGGCACCTCCCCCGACGGCCGCCTCGTAGAAATCATCGAACTCAAAGACCATCCCTGGTTCGTCGCCTCCCAATTCCACCCCGAATTCAAATCCCGCCCCAACAGACCCCACCCCCTCTTCCGCGACTTCATCGGCGCCACCGTAGAACAACTCAAAAAATAG
- a CDS encoding DUF1934 domain-containing protein, producing the protein MKKSVLVSVLGTQKNDVGEVDKIELVTPGTFFLRDQSYYIIYQETEITGMEGTTTTVKVEPQKITLNRMGAQELKQTFEKNKANHSIYATPYGTLNLTVIPSKVEVSMHQEGGTIDLAYELQVDKKKLSDNTLQIIVKEARSRRELR; encoded by the coding sequence ATGAAAAAATCAGTGCTCGTCTCCGTGCTAGGCACACAAAAAAACGACGTAGGAGAAGTAGATAAGATCGAACTCGTCACGCCGGGAACCTTTTTTTTACGAGATCAATCCTACTACATCATCTACCAAGAAACAGAAATCACCGGCATGGAAGGCACAACGACAACGGTAAAAGTAGAGCCACAGAAAATCACCCTCAATCGCATGGGGGCACAAGAGCTGAAGCAAACCTTTGAGAAAAACAAAGCCAATCATAGCATCTATGCAACACCCTACGGAACCTTGAACCTCACAGTAATCCCATCTAAAGTCGAAGTATCCATGCATCAAGAAGGTGGAACCATCGACTTAGCCTACGAACTACAAGTAGACAAGAAAAAATTAAGCGATAACACCTTACAAATTATCGTAAAGGAGGCGCGAAGCCGTCGTGAACTTCGTTGA
- a CDS encoding M23 family metallopeptidase: protein MSRGRERKKAKRKADTQVQSQVKTQVQSRIPTESFNFSALRQKALELKSSLEKIKANKLTLKASAAIAGIAIAGSLFAFSFGAVSLPGSGSVVSASQKEEVQEPACQIFIDGEPLFAVSSTEEADKLIKHIKHYFSYMQATDGMEVVDVQIKEQISYQEVEVAPEDILTYEDALNQLIEGKDEKIRYVVEAGDNLWTIANKHGMNWMELRKANAQLDNENNLKIGDEIYLNRPSYYLTVQSTFKVQAEETIPFKTQVERDNNLRTGTVRVKQEGQRGTKLATYIVSKENDIQIENNLIDEKVLKEPVSRIEVRGNQAVQVASRGSVASYNGGGNGTLSWPTNGRRITSGFGYRGREFHTGIDIDLRTGDPVFAAGNGVVVFAGWNGGYGNLITVDHGNGLQTRYAHLSQIHVSVGQSVSRGNVIGLGGSTGRSYGPHLHFEVRQNGSAQNPRSYLN, encoded by the coding sequence ATGTCCAGAGGCAGAGAGAGAAAAAAAGCGAAAAGAAAAGCTGACACACAAGTGCAGTCACAAGTAAAGACACAAGTGCAATCGCGCATACCGACAGAAAGCTTTAACTTTTCGGCTCTACGCCAAAAGGCTTTGGAATTGAAGTCATCCCTAGAGAAGATAAAAGCTAATAAATTAACATTAAAAGCAAGCGCAGCCATTGCAGGTATAGCCATCGCGGGCAGCCTATTTGCATTTTCTTTCGGTGCCGTCAGCTTACCTGGCTCCGGAAGTGTTGTTTCAGCCAGTCAAAAAGAAGAAGTTCAAGAACCGGCTTGTCAAATCTTCATTGATGGAGAACCTTTGTTTGCAGTAAGCTCCACAGAAGAAGCCGATAAGCTTATCAAGCATATAAAACACTACTTCTCCTACATGCAGGCAACGGACGGTATGGAAGTCGTTGACGTTCAGATCAAAGAACAGATTAGCTATCAAGAAGTTGAAGTAGCACCTGAAGACATTCTTACATACGAAGATGCACTGAATCAACTTATCGAAGGCAAAGACGAAAAGATTCGCTACGTCGTAGAAGCAGGCGACAATCTTTGGACCATCGCGAACAAACACGGTATGAACTGGATGGAGTTGCGAAAAGCCAACGCCCAACTCGACAATGAAAATAATTTAAAAATTGGTGACGAGATTTATCTCAACAGACCAAGCTACTATCTAACGGTCCAATCTACCTTTAAAGTGCAAGCAGAAGAGACCATCCCCTTTAAGACACAAGTAGAACGAGACAACAACCTTCGCACCGGGACAGTTCGAGTGAAGCAAGAAGGACAAAGGGGAACGAAGCTCGCTACATATATCGTCAGCAAGGAAAATGACATACAGATTGAGAATAACTTGATTGATGAAAAGGTATTAAAAGAACCCGTTTCTCGCATTGAAGTTCGAGGTAACCAAGCCGTACAAGTTGCCTCTCGTGGCAGCGTTGCCAGCTATAACGGTGGCGGAAACGGTACCTTATCGTGGCCTACCAATGGCCGCCGCATCACATCAGGTTTTGGTTACCGAGGTCGTGAATTCCATACGGGCATTGACATTGATTTAAGAACGGGCGATCCCGTCTTTGCAGCAGGCAATGGCGTCGTTGTCTTTGCAGGCTGGAACGGTGGCTACGGCAACTTAATCACTGTCGACCACGGAAATGGTCTACAGACAAGATACGCTCACTTATCACAAATCCACGTCTCCGTTGGACAAAGTGTAAGTCGCGGCAATGTCATCGGTCTTGGAGGCTCAACCGGTCGCTCTTACGGCCCTCACCTACACTTTGAAGTTCGTCAAAACGGAAGCGCCCAGAACCCACGAAGCTACCTGAACTAG
- the argS gene encoding arginine--tRNA ligase has translation MNFVEKIRQQIREGLQEALQKAQQAGEINFQNIPDIALEVPREKQHGHFATNIAMTMAKEARMNPRQIAEKIVQHYDKGTLVQDLQVAGPGFINFTLEHNWLYDVLSAVQEQNENYGASTVGAGKKVQVEFVSANPTGLLHMGNARGAALGDTLANLLKMAGFEVTKEFYINDAGNQIENFAKSLEARYLELLGQEVVFPEEGYHGQDVIDTMSRLIEKEGDKYVPMERELRRELLVKHALEEKLQGIRASLGNFGVSYDVWFSEQSLHDSGAIEKTLEQLRQNGYIYESEGALWFKATALGEEKDEVLVRSNGIPTYFAADITYHKDKFDRQFDWVINIWGADHHGHVSRMKNAVKALGYNSDKLDIILMQLVRLLKGGEIVRMSKRTGQYITLDELVEEVGKDAARFFFVMRSADSHLDFDLDLAKSQSAENPVYYVQYAHARICSILRTAQEAGFTVPQAKSEEINYPLLTHPAELALLRKIADLPDEVARAATTMEPHRMARYAQELASLFHSFYTHCRVLTDEKELRQARLLLVDDSRIVLRNVLHWMGLTAPERM, from the coding sequence GTGAACTTCGTTGAAAAGATAAGACAACAGATTCGAGAGGGCCTTCAAGAAGCGCTGCAAAAAGCGCAGCAAGCAGGCGAAATTAACTTCCAGAACATACCTGATATCGCTCTAGAAGTACCAAGAGAAAAACAACATGGACACTTTGCTACCAACATCGCCATGACCATGGCCAAAGAAGCTCGCATGAATCCACGGCAGATCGCCGAAAAAATCGTTCAACATTATGATAAAGGAACTCTCGTTCAAGACTTGCAAGTAGCCGGCCCAGGATTTATCAACTTTACCCTTGAACACAACTGGCTCTACGATGTCCTATCGGCTGTACAAGAGCAAAACGAAAACTACGGCGCCTCAACCGTTGGAGCAGGCAAGAAAGTACAAGTTGAATTTGTCAGCGCCAACCCCACGGGGCTGCTCCACATGGGCAACGCCCGCGGTGCTGCCTTAGGTGACACCTTGGCCAATCTGCTCAAAATGGCAGGCTTTGAAGTAACCAAAGAATTCTACATCAACGACGCGGGCAACCAGATTGAGAACTTTGCCAAATCACTAGAGGCGCGTTACTTAGAACTGCTCGGTCAGGAAGTCGTCTTTCCTGAAGAAGGCTACCATGGTCAAGACGTCATTGATACCATGAGCCGCCTCATCGAAAAAGAAGGCGACAAATACGTACCCATGGAGCGAGAACTGCGCCGTGAACTTCTCGTTAAGCATGCCCTAGAAGAGAAGCTGCAAGGCATCCGAGCAAGCCTCGGAAACTTTGGCGTATCCTATGACGTCTGGTTCTCAGAGCAAAGCCTTCATGACAGTGGCGCCATCGAGAAAACGTTGGAACAACTGCGACAAAACGGCTATATCTATGAAAGTGAAGGCGCACTTTGGTTCAAAGCCACCGCGCTCGGTGAAGAAAAAGACGAAGTCCTTGTTCGCTCCAACGGCATTCCCACCTACTTTGCCGCTGACATTACCTATCACAAAGATAAATTCGACCGACAATTTGATTGGGTTATCAACATCTGGGGTGCCGACCACCACGGACACGTATCGCGCATGAAAAACGCTGTCAAAGCCCTTGGGTACAACAGCGACAAACTGGACATTATCTTAATGCAGCTTGTACGACTTCTAAAAGGCGGCGAAATTGTGCGCATGTCCAAGCGTACAGGCCAATATATTACTCTCGATGAACTCGTCGAAGAAGTAGGCAAAGACGCAGCCCGATTCTTCTTCGTCATGCGCAGTGCCGACTCTCACCTAGACTTTGACCTCGATCTTGCCAAAAGCCAGTCGGCCGAGAACCCCGTCTATTACGTACAATATGCTCATGCACGCATTTGCTCCATCTTGCGGACAGCCCAAGAAGCAGGCTTTACAGTACCGCAAGCCAAATCAGAAGAAATCAACTACCCCTTGCTAACCCATCCCGCCGAGCTAGCACTGTTGCGCAAAATTGCTGACTTACCCGATGAAGTAGCCCGAGCCGCTACCACCATGGAGCCCCACCGGATGGCTCGCTACGCCCAAGAGCTTGCATCCCTATTCCACAGTTTTTACACCCATTGCCGTGTCCTCACCGATGAAAAAGAACTGCGGCAAGCAAGGCTACTCCTCGTTGACGACTCTCGAATCGTTTTGCGCAATGTACTACACTGGATGGGTTTGACAGCGCCCGAGAGAATGTAG
- a CDS encoding RsmF rRNA methyltransferase first C-terminal domain-containing protein codes for MPEIDPLLQGDHLYAWPAKLPRNITESLKILRPGWHLGTIKRDRFEPSHALALALQAEECQKTINLSSASQEVYRYLKGESLTIPANHQGWHLITLEHHPLGWGKAVQGQLKNHYPKGLRWL; via the coding sequence GTGCCAGAAATAGATCCCCTTCTACAAGGCGATCACCTATACGCGTGGCCTGCCAAGCTCCCTCGAAATATCACCGAAAGCCTCAAAATCCTCCGCCCAGGCTGGCACCTCGGCACGATCAAAAGAGACCGCTTTGAACCTTCTCACGCCCTCGCCTTAGCCCTACAAGCAGAAGAATGTCAAAAAACCATCAACCTATCCTCAGCAAGCCAGGAAGTCTATCGCTACTTAAAAGGGGAAAGCCTCACCATCCCTGCAAACCACCAGGGCTGGCACCTAATCACCCTTGAACACCATCCCCTTGGCTGGGGAAAAGCCGTGCAAGGCCAACTCAAGAACCACTACCCCAAAGGACTTCGCTGGCTCTAA
- the rpoE gene encoding DNA-directed RNA polymerase subunit delta — MDHQELGRRFSEAEQLVQVLREKGEALHFRELIAEVLKKKGHEDPSNDVRAVARLYTQMNLDMRFVFLGDGLWGLRNWSEKGVGLSLLNKDYDDDNDSGDDEDYQERENHYSRNRDED; from the coding sequence ATGGATCATCAAGAATTAGGTCGGAGATTTTCCGAAGCAGAACAACTCGTGCAAGTGCTACGAGAAAAAGGCGAAGCCCTTCACTTTCGTGAACTGATTGCAGAAGTGCTTAAGAAGAAGGGACATGAAGATCCCAGCAACGATGTGAGAGCCGTAGCCAGACTGTACACCCAGATGAATCTGGATATGCGCTTTGTCTTCCTAGGCGATGGCCTTTGGGGACTGAGGAACTGGTCTGAAAAAGGCGTAGGCCTCTCTCTGCTGAACAAAGATTACGATGACGACAATGACAGCGGAGATGACGAAGACTATCAAGAAAGAGAGAATCATTATTCGAGAAATCGCGATGAAGACTAG
- a CDS encoding Crp/Fnr family transcriptional regulator, giving the protein MENWLQLRKITILEELTEDQIQAIAPKFGERTYKKRNQLMHEGERQDGIYFILKGKVKLTKMNPDGQEKVVAVVSEGEIIGEIVAFDGGACPYTAETMEEVRAAFLTIKDFKEMLNNYSPVAMACLQQSALRLRKAYRHMKNLALLDTYGRMAAHLFKMTRDYGVQEKEGIRINFNVTRQEMAQFIGTSRETVSRVLAEFERMGILQVDRHQITVLDIEELRERASGGRKNSSSNEW; this is encoded by the coding sequence ATGGAAAACTGGCTTCAACTAAGAAAAATCACCATCCTAGAAGAACTCACCGAAGACCAAATCCAAGCCATTGCGCCTAAATTCGGCGAAAGAACCTATAAAAAAAGAAACCAACTCATGCACGAAGGAGAACGCCAAGATGGCATCTACTTCATTCTCAAAGGCAAAGTAAAGCTCACCAAAATGAACCCTGACGGCCAAGAAAAAGTCGTCGCTGTCGTAAGCGAAGGCGAAATCATCGGCGAGATCGTCGCTTTTGACGGTGGCGCCTGTCCCTATACGGCCGAAACAATGGAAGAAGTAAGAGCCGCCTTTCTCACGATCAAAGACTTCAAAGAAATGCTCAACAACTACAGCCCCGTTGCCATGGCCTGTTTACAACAAAGTGCCTTGCGACTACGTAAAGCCTACCGCCATATGAAAAACCTGGCCTTGCTCGACACCTATGGACGCATGGCTGCCCACCTTTTTAAAATGACAAGAGACTATGGTGTTCAAGAAAAAGAAGGCATACGCATCAACTTCAATGTAACGAGGCAAGAAATGGCCCAATTTATTGGCACCTCCCGTGAAACCGTATCACGAGTTCTTGCTGAATTTGAAAGAATGGGTATCTTGCAAGTAGACCGTCATCAGATCACCGTCTTAGACATAGAAGAACTACGAGAACGAGCCAGCGGAGGCAGGAAAAACAGTTCTTCTAACGAATGGTAA